The genome window AATGGCACCTGCCCAAAACCGGCGACATGCTGGTTCCGGGAATCATCTACGGCAGCCACGCCATCATCCGGGACATGGACCCTGCCGCCATCCAGCAGGTGCGCGACGTGGCCTGCCTGCCAGGCATTGTCCGGGCCGCCATGGCCATGCCCGACGCCCACAAGGGATACGGATTTCCCATCGGCGGTGTAGCCGCCTTCGACCCCAAAAACGGCGGCGTGGTCTCGGCCGGCGGAGTGGGCTTCGACATCGCCTGCGGAGTGCGCACCCTGCTCACCGGCCTGACCCGCGACGACATTCTGAGCCGCCAGGAGGAACTGGCCGAGGCCCTTTTCCGGGCCGTGCCCTCGGGCGTGGGCAAAGGCGGCTCCATCCTCCTGGACGGCGACGAAATGGACGCAATGCTCTCCAAGGGAGCCGCATGGGCGGTGAGTCGAGGGTTCGGCGTAGGCAGGGATCTGGAGCGCTGCGAGGAAAAAGGCACCATGGCCGGAGCCGACCCGCGCGAGGTGTCCAGGCAGGCCAAGGCGCGCATGCACGACCAGATGGGTTCCCTGGGTTCCGGCAACCACTACCTGGAAGTCCAGTGGGTCGAACGGATACTGGATGCGGAAAAGGCCGGGGGCTACGGGCTCAGGGAAGGCGACGCCGTGGTCAGCATCCACTGCGGCTCGCGGGGGCTCGGCCACCAGAGAGGAACGAACTTCCTGGAGGAAATGGCTCCCCGCCGCAAGGGAAGACGCAAAATCATGGGAGTGGTCATTCCCAACCGGGAACTGGCCTGCGCCCCCATCGAATCGGAGCTGGGACAACGCTACCTCGGAGCCATGCGCGCGGGCATCAACTGCGCCCTGGCCAACCGGCAGGTCATCTCGCACCTGACGCGCCAGGCCTTTGCCGAAGCCTTCCCCAATGCGCGACTCGACCTGCTCTACGATGTCTCCCACAACACCTGCAAGGCCGAGAAGCACGACACGGGCGGCGGGGCCATGAAAACCGTCTATGTGCACCGCAAGGGAGCCACCCGTTCCTTCCCGCCCGGCCATCCATCCCTCCCGGCCGATATCCGGGCGGCAGGACAGCCCGTGCTGGTGGGCGGCAGCATGGGAACCCCCTCCTTCATCCTGGCCGGGACCGAGTGCTCCATGCAGGCCAGTTTCGGCTCCGCCTGCCACGGGGCAGGACGAGCTCTCAGCAGGACGGCGGCCAAAAAACGTTTTATCGGCAGAGACATAGCAGAATCTCTCCGCCACCAAGGGATCTTTGTACGCAGTTTCTCATTCAAAGGCATTGCCGAAGAAGCGCCGGGCGCGTATAAAGATATTATTGAAGTCATCACGTCCGCGCGATACGCCGGGCTGGCGGCCCCTGTGGCCCGCCTCCGCCCCTTGGTCTGCGTGAAGGGATGACCCGAGAGAGGAAGTATATATGCCTGAAAAAGATGTGATCGACAGCCAGTTTCTGGAGTCGATGGCCAAGAAAAAACCGTTCCTGAAGAAGATGTTCGCCGTCTTTGTCAGCCAGGAGCCGCACCGGGTGCAGCAGATCAAGGACGCCTTGGACGCTGGGGATGTGGATCAGCTCCGCCACCTCGCCCACTCGCTCAAGGGCGGTGCCGCCACCATGGGGGCCGAGCGGGTGCGCGAATGCTGCCTGCTGCTGGAAACCGCAACCAAGGACAACGACATGGGAGCCGCCCGCACCCATCTTCAGTGTCTGGAAAACGAAATGAACAACGCCTACACGTTCATGTTCAACTACATGGCCGACAACTAGCGCTTCGCCCGCAGCGAAACGAAAAGCGCCCCTCCTCTCTGGCAATTGAGGAGGGGCGCTTTTCGTTTGCGCAAAATCAGATCTCCCTTCGAAGCGGCGCCCGCCCTATTCCGGGGACGATCCGGGCCACACCGAAACCGCTGCGTACCAGGGCCCAAATTCCGGTGCCGCTCCAGACCCAGACCAGGATGTTCTCCAGGCCCAGGGCGTCGAACAAGAGCACCACCGGAGCCGCAACCAGGACCGCCCCGAGCATGGCATTGCGCAGGTACTTGAAATCGCCCATGCCCCAATGAATGCCGTCCGTGGCGCAGGCCAGGGACATTACGGGAAGAATCAGGGACAGGGTAATCCAGGCTCCGTCAAAGGCCGCCCGGGCCTCGGGCGGAACCAGCAGCCAGGCCACCCACTCCACGCCCAAAATCATGGCCGCACACAGGCCCACGCCCGTGCCGACGCTCCACCAGCAGGTGTAGACAGCCACGCGCCGGGCATTGCGAACATCCTGGCGGCCGATGAAAAAACCCACCAGGCTTTGGCCGGTGATGGCAAATGCGTCCATGAACAGGGCCGCGAAAATGAAGAACTGGCGGATGGCCTGATAGGCCGCCCCTTCGACGGCTCCGGCATGGTTGGCCACCCGGGTGCACAGGGACAGGAAAAGCAGCACAAGCCCGGTGCGGATGAACAGGTCGCCGCCGATGCTGAACAGCTTTCGCATGTCCGCGAGGCTGACGTGGAACGTGAAGCCCACCTTGCGGAACAGCACCAGCAGCACCCAGAAAGCTCCGATCCACTGGGCAATGGAACTGGCGATGGCAGCTCCGGCGACCCCCATGGCCGGAACAGGGCCGTAGCCAAAGATGAGCACCCAGTCGAGCAGCACGTTGAGGCCATTGATTCCCGTGGCCACCCAGAGCGGCGTGTGCATGTCCTGGGCCCCGCGCAGGGAACCGAAACAGGCCACGGTCACCAGCACGGCGGGCGCACCCAGCAGGCGGTAAAGCATGTAGTCCTCGGCCAGGCCGAGCACGGCCCCGTCGCCGCCCAGGGCAAAGGCTATGGGCCGCAGCAGCGGAGAAACGCCGACCATGAGTACTATGCCGATGCCGACGGACAGGAACACGGCCAGGGCACCCATCTTGGCGGCCTTTTCACGTTCCCCGGCCCCCATGAAGCGGGCCACCTCCGTCTGGGTGCCGATACCCAGGAAATTGAATACCCAGAACACGGCGGAAAAGGCCATGGCCCCGATCCCCAGGGCGGCCACGGCCTCGGAACCGAGGCGGGCCACAAAGGCGGTGTCGGCCAGGCCGGTCATCGGCTCGGCCACCAGGGAAAAGAGCACGGGCAAGGACATGCTCACCAGCGTCCTGTTGGGGGCCTTGATGAAATCGTGCTCCCCGCTCGCAACAGTTGCCACGGCAACCTCATTTATTTTCAGGTCAAAGAGAAAGCCGGGAGAGGCGTTCCTCCCCCGGCTGAAACACAATGTTCAGTCCATGGAACGGCCTTAGAATATGTCCGCCATGGCATAGAGCTTTCCGGGCTTCCGCTCGGACAGCCACTTGGCGGCCCGTAGCGCGCCCGCGGCGAAGGTCTCGCGGGAATGGGCGCGGTGGGTTACCTCGATGCGCTCGCCCGGCCCGAAGAAAAACATGGTGTGGTCGCCCACCACGTCGCCGCCGCGCAGGGTCTGCACGCCGATCTCTTCCTTGGGACGCGCGCCGATGATGCCGTCGCGGCAATGCTGCTTCACGTTGTCGTAGTCCCAGCCGCGCGCCTCGGCCAGGCACTGGCCCAGCTTGATGGCCGTGCCGCTGGGCGCGTCCTTCTTCATCTTGTGGTGGATCTCGGAAATCTCGATGTCATATGCCTCGCCCAGTTGCTTCACCAGTTGGGGCAGCACCTTGAGCAGCACGTTGACGCCGACGCTCATGTTCGGAGCCCAGAAAACCGGGGTCTTTTGGGCGGACTGCGCCAGATCGGCCTGCTGTTCAGCCGTCAGGCCGGTGGTGCCGACAACGCACGGATTCCCGTGTTCGGCAGCGATCCGGGCCATTTTCACGGAGGCCTCCGGGGCGGTGAAATCAACAATCACCGCGCCGGGGCATTTGGGAAGCAGTTCCTCCAGATTGTCCGCAACCTCGCATTTGAGCATTTCCAGGCCCTGGGCATGGCCCGGGCGCTCGCACACACCCACGAGGCTGAGTTCATCGTCCCGCATTGCCATGCCTGCAAGCATTGCTCCCATGCGCCCGTTGGCGCCCATGATGATGACGTTCGTAGCCATGATGGCGACTCCTTATATAAAAACGTGCGGTGGTGACGCGTTATCCGGCCTCACGGATCAAATCCATGAAGGCCTCGAAATCAATGATGTTCAGGCCCAGCTTTTCGGCCTTGGCGATCTTGCTGCCCGCCTTTTCCCCGGCAACCACGTAGTCCACCTTCTTGGAAATGGACTTCACGGCCGAGCCGCCCCGCTCCTCCACCAGGGCATGCGCCTGGTTGCGGGACATGTCCGGCAGACTTCCCGTGAAGATGAACGTTTTCCCGGAAAGCGGCAAGCCCTTTGCCTCCCCGGCAGCCTCTTTGCCGCCCCGGGGCCAGAAATCCACGGCCTTGAACCGCTCCAGCAGCAACATTGCGGGCTCGCTCTGAAAAAAATCCCGAATGCTCTCGGCCACAATGCCACCCACGTCGGGCAGGTCCTGCAGCTCCTCCCGGGTGGCCCTGGACAGTTCGTCGAGATCCTCGAAGGTGTCGGCCAGGGTGCGGGCGGTCTGTTCGCCCACATGCCGGATGCCCAGTGCGGCCACGAGCCGCCACAAGGGAGCTTCCTGGCGGGCCCTTTCAATGGCGTTGATGAAATTTTCCGCGGACTTGTCGCCCATGCCCTCGTACTTGAGCAGATCGATCTTGCTCAGGGAGAACAGGTCCGCCGGGCTCTCCAGCCGCCCTTCGTCGGCCAGCTTCTCCACCCAGCGCTTGCCCACTCCTTCCATATCGAGACCGGCCTTGGACACGAAGTGCACCAGCCACTTGACCACCTTGGCCGGACATTTCTCGTTGGAGCAACGCACGGCTTCGCCGTCCTCGTAGGCCTCGCTGTGGCAGACGGGACAGACCACCGGAAAGGAATACGCTTCGGACCCCTCTGGGCGCTTGTCCATGACCACGGACACCACCTGGGGGATAACGTCCCCGGCCCGCTGGATGACCACGGTATCCCCCTCGCGGAAGTCGTTTTCCGCGATATAGGCCTTGTTGTGCAGGGTGGCGCGGGAAACCTCCACGCCGCCGACACGCACCGGCACCAGTTCGGCCACCGGGGTCAGCACGCCGGTGCGGCCCACCTGGATACGGATGGCATGGATGCGCGTGGTGGCCTGCTGGGCCGGAAACTTGAGGGCCAATGCCCAGCGCGGCGCACGGGAAGTGAAGCCCAAAGCGCGCTGCATCTCCAGCTTGTTTACCTTGGCGACCACCCCGTCGATCTCGAACGGCAGCGTTTCGCGCCGCTCCATGAGCTCGTTGAAATATTCGGCCACCTCCTGCCTGCTCCGGCACAGCCGGGCCTCGGGCGGGATGGCGAACCCCAGTTCGCCGAGACCCCGCATGATCTCCTGCTGGGTGGACCAGGCAAACAGGGCGGGCATGCCCTCCACCCTGCCCACGCCATAGGCCAGGAAGCGCAGGGGGCGCGCCGCAGCAACCCTGGGGTCGAGCTGGCGCACGGAACCGGCTGCGGCGTTGCGCGGGTTGGCAAAAACCTTTTCCCCCTTGGCGGCCTGCCGTTCGTTGAGCCTGGCAAAATCCTCATTGCCCATGACCACCTCACCCCGCACCTCCAGCACAGTGGGGATGTTGGAACCGCGAAGCACCAGGGGCAGGTTCATGACCGTACGCATGTTGTGGCTGACCACCTCGCCCACGACACCGTCCCCGCGCGTGGCGGCCAGGGAAAACTTCCCGTTCTCATAGACCACTTCCACGGCCAGGCCGTCCATCTTGGGGTCGGCCCAGTATTCCACGTTGTCCCGGCCCACCCCCTTGGAAACGCGGTCCGTAAACGCGAACCACTCGTCCGTATTCATGGCGTTGTCCAGGCTGTACATGCGCAGGGCGTGTTCGTACTGCTCAAAACCCTGGGCGGGCTCGCCGCCCACGCGCCTGGTGGGCGAGTTGGGGTCGTCCAGCTCGGGGTACTGCTCTTCCAGACCCTTCAGTTCCCGGAAAAGGCTGTCGTATTCCAGATCCGGTATCTGCGGTTCGTCGAGAACGTAATAGAGATGATTATGGTGCTCGATTTCCGCGCGCAGGGTTTCCACGCGCCGCACCACTTCGGGAGAAGCCATAACTGTCCGTTGTGAAAGGTTACAAAATGGCCTGGATGGCGGTCAGATCCCGCTTCTTGCCCACGGCCAGCAGCGTATCGCCCGAGTGGATGATTTCCTTGGGCCCGGGATTGAAAACCATATCGCCGTTCGCCTTCTTGATGGCGATGATGATCAGGTTGAACCGGGGCCGGATCTGGGATTCAATGAGATCCTTGCTCACCAGCTCTGAGTCCGGCGAGACATAAAGCTCTTCCATCTGGAGGTCAATGCCGCCGCGCAGGGCCAGTTCCACGAAGTTGGTGGCCGTGGGCCGCAGCACGCTCTGGGCCATGCGGATGCCGCCAATGAAATGCGGCAGGACCACGCGGTTGGCCCCGGCCAGCTCCAGACGCGCGATATGCGACTTGTCCCCGGCCCTGGCGATGATATTGATGTCGGGATTGAGCTGGCGGGCCGTGAGCGTCACATAAA of Salidesulfovibrio onnuriiensis contains these proteins:
- a CDS encoding RtcB family protein translates to MKAVGILQRHGEYEWHLPKTGDMLVPGIIYGSHAIIRDMDPAAIQQVRDVACLPGIVRAAMAMPDAHKGYGFPIGGVAAFDPKNGGVVSAGGVGFDIACGVRTLLTGLTRDDILSRQEELAEALFRAVPSGVGKGGSILLDGDEMDAMLSKGAAWAVSRGFGVGRDLERCEEKGTMAGADPREVSRQAKARMHDQMGSLGSGNHYLEVQWVERILDAEKAGGYGLREGDAVVSIHCGSRGLGHQRGTNFLEEMAPRRKGRRKIMGVVIPNRELACAPIESELGQRYLGAMRAGINCALANRQVISHLTRQAFAEAFPNARLDLLYDVSHNTCKAEKHDTGGGAMKTVYVHRKGATRSFPPGHPSLPADIRAAGQPVLVGGSMGTPSFILAGTECSMQASFGSACHGAGRALSRTAAKKRFIGRDIAESLRHQGIFVRSFSFKGIAEEAPGAYKDIIEVITSARYAGLAAPVARLRPLVCVKG
- a CDS encoding Hpt domain-containing protein, which gives rise to MPEKDVIDSQFLESMAKKKPFLKKMFAVFVSQEPHRVQQIKDALDAGDVDQLRHLAHSLKGGAATMGAERVRECCLLLETATKDNDMGAARTHLQCLENEMNNAYTFMFNYMADN
- a CDS encoding MATE family efflux transporter, producing MATVASGEHDFIKAPNRTLVSMSLPVLFSLVAEPMTGLADTAFVARLGSEAVAALGIGAMAFSAVFWVFNFLGIGTQTEVARFMGAGEREKAAKMGALAVFLSVGIGIVLMVGVSPLLRPIAFALGGDGAVLGLAEDYMLYRLLGAPAVLVTVACFGSLRGAQDMHTPLWVATGINGLNVLLDWVLIFGYGPVPAMGVAGAAIASSIAQWIGAFWVLLVLFRKVGFTFHVSLADMRKLFSIGGDLFIRTGLVLLFLSLCTRVANHAGAVEGAAYQAIRQFFIFAALFMDAFAITGQSLVGFFIGRQDVRNARRVAVYTCWWSVGTGVGLCAAMILGVEWVAWLLVPPEARAAFDGAWITLSLILPVMSLACATDGIHWGMGDFKYLRNAMLGAVLVAAPVVLLFDALGLENILVWVWSGTGIWALVRSGFGVARIVPGIGRAPLRREI
- the dapB gene encoding 4-hydroxy-tetrahydrodipicolinate reductase; amino-acid sequence: MATNVIIMGANGRMGAMLAGMAMRDDELSLVGVCERPGHAQGLEMLKCEVADNLEELLPKCPGAVIVDFTAPEASVKMARIAAEHGNPCVVGTTGLTAEQQADLAQSAQKTPVFWAPNMSVGVNVLLKVLPQLVKQLGEAYDIEISEIHHKMKKDAPSGTAIKLGQCLAEARGWDYDNVKQHCRDGIIGARPKEEIGVQTLRGGDVVGDHTMFFFGPGERIEVTHRAHSRETFAAGALRAAKWLSERKPGKLYAMADIF
- the ligA gene encoding NAD-dependent DNA ligase LigA, translated to MASPEVVRRVETLRAEIEHHNHLYYVLDEPQIPDLEYDSLFRELKGLEEQYPELDDPNSPTRRVGGEPAQGFEQYEHALRMYSLDNAMNTDEWFAFTDRVSKGVGRDNVEYWADPKMDGLAVEVVYENGKFSLAATRGDGVVGEVVSHNMRTVMNLPLVLRGSNIPTVLEVRGEVVMGNEDFARLNERQAAKGEKVFANPRNAAAGSVRQLDPRVAAARPLRFLAYGVGRVEGMPALFAWSTQQEIMRGLGELGFAIPPEARLCRSRQEVAEYFNELMERRETLPFEIDGVVAKVNKLEMQRALGFTSRAPRWALALKFPAQQATTRIHAIRIQVGRTGVLTPVAELVPVRVGGVEVSRATLHNKAYIAENDFREGDTVVIQRAGDVIPQVVSVVMDKRPEGSEAYSFPVVCPVCHSEAYEDGEAVRCSNEKCPAKVVKWLVHFVSKAGLDMEGVGKRWVEKLADEGRLESPADLFSLSKIDLLKYEGMGDKSAENFINAIERARQEAPLWRLVAALGIRHVGEQTARTLADTFEDLDELSRATREELQDLPDVGGIVAESIRDFFQSEPAMLLLERFKAVDFWPRGGKEAAGEAKGLPLSGKTFIFTGSLPDMSRNQAHALVEERGGSAVKSISKKVDYVVAGEKAGSKIAKAEKLGLNIIDFEAFMDLIREAG